A DNA window from Theobroma cacao cultivar B97-61/B2 chromosome 5, Criollo_cocoa_genome_V2, whole genome shotgun sequence contains the following coding sequences:
- the LOC18598977 gene encoding pentatricopeptide repeat-containing protein At4g21065 → MVQLPMMDPWKPLLPPYLIAAFWMRALKIPIDSSQDDVAYWTLTPNGEFSTRSAWELEEEEERIASLIEKCPSTRVICQIHVRLLTRLLPISAVSFLLSKIVGFCALSRHGDINHARKVFSQTPNPNIFSWNSLIRGYSLIGNQSREPIFLYKKLVKKGYPSANTFTLAFVLKACSNLLAFEEGQQVHARVFRSGFGSNPFVQTGLVNFYAKCENMGLAKKVFCEIPERNLVAWSTMISGYAMMGSVNEAFGAFREMQKVGIVPDEVTMVSVISACAAAGALDIGRWVHAYIEKQMIEIDIMLSTALVNMYAKCGCIEKAKELFERMPVKDQKAWSSMIVALAVHGLAEEALEAFSRMEESKVKPNHVTFVGILAACAHSGLVSEGRRYWSSMIESGIEPSIEHYGCMIDLLCRASLVGEAYNFVQTMPFSPNAVIWRTLLVGCQKNKMLHKGEIAAEQLLALEPLNSENYILLSNLYASVSQWEKMSHVRKMMKEKGIKGVPGCTSIEIDGFVHEFVMGDWSHPEEKEIRQVLKDIYERVSGSGHEPHISDVLHNVADEEKGTYLCEHSERLGIAYGLLKTTAPAPIRIVKNLRICSDCHEVTKIISKLYEREIIVRDRVRFHKFVNGTCSCIDYW, encoded by the exons ATGGTGCAACTCCCCATGATGGATCCATGGAAGCCTTTGCTTCCACCTTACTTGATTGCAGCCTTCTGGATGCGGGCTTTGAAG ATTCCTATTGATAGCTCGCAAGATGATGTAGCTTATTGGACTCTAACACCCAATGGGGAGTTCTCTACCAGGAGTGCATGGGAG ctggaagaagaagaagaaagaatcgCTTCTCTAATTGAAAAATGCCCCAGTACGCGCGTTATCTGTCAAATCCACGTGCGTCTTCTCACTCGCCTCCTGCCTATCTCAGCAGTCTCCTTCCTTCTCTCGAAAATAGTTGGTTTTTGTGCTCTTTCTCGCCATGGAGATATCAATCATGCTCGCAAAGTTTTCTCTCAAACCCCAAACCCAAATATATTCTCTTGGAATTCCCTTATTCGGGGTTATTCTCTCATCGGAAACCAATCGAGAGAAcccatttttttatataaaaaattggtCAAAAAAGGGTACCCTTCAGCTAATACTTTTACCCTGGCTTTTGTGCTAAAGGCTTGCTCCAATCTTTTGGCTTTCGAAGAAGGCCAGCAGGTTCACGCCCGTGTTTTTCGATCTGGGTTTGGTTCGAACCCGTTTGTGCAAACCGGGTTAGTGAATTTTTATGCAAAATGTGAAAATATGGGCCTCGCAAAGAAAGTGTTCTGTGAAATTCCCGAAAGAAACTTGGTAGCTTGGAGTACAATGATAAGTGGGTATGCTATGATGGGATCGGTCAATGAGGCGTTCGGTGCGTTTCGGGAAATGCAAAAGGTGGGTATTGTTCCTGATGAGGTTACAATGGTGAGCGTGATTTCTGCTTGTGCTGCAGCTGGGGCATTGGATATTGGTAGGTGGGTTCATGCCTATATTGAGAAGCAGATGATTGAGATTGATATCATGCTTAGTACTGCACTAGTTAACATGTATGCAAAGTGTGGGTGCATcgaaaaagcaaaagaactTTTTGAGAGAATGCCAGTAAAAGACCAGAAAGCTTGGAGCTCAATGATTGTCGCATTGGCAGTTCATGGCCTGGCAGAAGAGGCTTTGGAAGCGTTTTCTAGGATGGAAGAATCAAAG GTTAAACCTAATCATGTTACCTTTGTTGGCATTTTAGCTGCCTGTGCCCATAGTGGACTAGTTTCTGAGGGTAGGAGATATTGGTCAAGCATGATTGAATCAGGAATTGAACCGTCAATAGAGCATTATGGTTGTATGATTGATCTTCTCTGCCGAGCCTCCCTTGTTGGTGAGGCTTACAATTTTGTTCAAACCATGCCTTTTTCTCCAAATGCAGTAATTTGGCGAACGTTACTTGTTGGTTGCCAGAAGAACAAAATGTTGCATAAAGGTGAAATCGCGGCTGAACAACTTCTTGCATTAGAACCATTGAATTCTGAGAATTATATTCTGCTGTCAAATCTGTATGCATCAGTATCACAGTGGGAGAAGATGAGCCATGTCAGAAagatgatgaaggaaaagggCATCAAGGGAGTTCCAGGGTGTACCTCAATTGAAATTGATGGTTTTGTGCATGAGTTTGTGATGGGAGACTGGTCCCATCCTGAGGAAAAGGAGATAAGGCAGGTTCTGAAGGATATTTATGAGCGAGTTAGTGGTTCTGGGCACGAACCACATATTTCTGATGTACTGCACAATGTTGCTGATGAGGAGAAAGGAACATACCTGTGTGAGCATAGTGAAAGGCTTGGTATTGCATATGGACTTTTGAAGACCACAGCACCAGCGCCAATAAGAATAGTAAAGAATCTAAGAATTTGTAGCGATTGCCATGAAGTCACAAAGATTATCAGTAAACTTTATGAGCGTGAAATTATTGTAAGAGATCGAGTTCGGTTCCACAAGTTTGTAAATGGAACTTGCTCATGCATAGATTATTGGTGA
- the LOC18598978 gene encoding probable galactinol--sucrose galactosyltransferase 2 — MTVTPRISINDGNLVVHGKTILTGVPDNIVLTPGSGVGLVAGTFIGATASDSKSLHVFPIGVLEGLRFMCCFRFKLWWMTQRMGTCGKDVPFETQFMLVESKDEDDPNAPTIYTVFLPLLEGQFRAVLQGNDKNEIEICLESGDNAVETNRGLYLVYMHAGTNPFEVINQAVTAVEKHMQTFLHREKKKVPSFLDWFGWCTWDAFYTDVTAEGVEEGLKSLSEGGTPPRFLIIDDGWQQIENKPKDSDCVVQEGAQFASRLTGIKENAKFQKNGQDSEQISGLKHVVDKAKQHHDVKYVYVWHALAGYWGGVKPAATGMEHYDTALAYPVQSPGVMGNQPDIVMDSLAVHGLGLVHPKKVFNFYNELHAYLASCGVDGVKVDVQNIIETLGAGHGGRVSLTRSYVQALEASIARNFCDNGCIACMCHNTDGIYSTKQTAVVRASDDFYPRDPASHTIHISSVAYNTLFLGEFMQPDWDMFHSLHPAAEYHAAARAIGGCAIYVSDKPGNHNFELLKKLVLPDGSVLRAQLPGRPTRDSLFADPARDGISLLKIWNVNKCSGVVGVFNCQGAGWCKITKKTRIHDASPGTLTGSVCVNDVDSITQVAGADWNGETVVYAHRSGEVVRLPKGASVPVTLKVLEYELFHFCPVKEITTNISFAPIGLLDMFNSSAAVEQFEVQMVANREPELFDGEVSSEVTTSLSCNRSPTATINLKVRGCGEFGAYSSQRPLKCTVGNAETDFNYDLATGLVTLTLPVAPEEKYRWPIEIQV, encoded by the exons ATGACGGTCACACCAAGAATTTCTATCAACGATGGGAACCTTGTCGTTCATGGGAAGACCATCCTTACTGGAGTGCCAGACAACATCGTTTTGACTCCAGGATCCGGTGTGGGACTTGTTGCTGGTACCTTTATTGGTGCTACTGCTTCTGATAGCAAAAGCCTTCACGTCTTTCCTATAGGTGTTTTAGA GGGTCTCCGATTCATGTGCTGTTTCCGATTCAAACTATGGTGGATGACTCAGAGAATGGGAACATGTGGGAAAGATGTTCCTTTCGAGACTCAATTCATGCTTGTAGAGAGCAAGGACGAAGATGATCCGAATGCCCCAACAATCTACACTGTTTTCCTCCCACTTCTTGAAGGCCAGTTCCGTGCTGTTCTGCAAGGCAATGACAAGAATGAGATAGAGATATGCCTTGAGAGTG GAGATAATGCTGTTGAAACAAACCGAGGTCTTTACCTTGTCTACATGCATGCTGGGACCAATCCCTTTGAAGTTATCAACCAGGCTGTGAC GGCTGTAGagaaacacatgcaaactttCCTTCACCgggagaagaagaag GTGCCTTCATTTCTTGATTGGTTTGGCTGGTGCACATGGGATGCTTTCTACACTGATGTCACTGCAGAGGGTGTTGAGGAAGGCCTTAAAAG TCTATCAGAGGGAGGGACTCCACCTCGATTTTTGATCATAGACGATGGTTGGCAGCAGATTGAAAATAAGCCCAAGGACAGTGATTGTGTTGTACAAGAAGGGGCGCA GTTTGCAAGCAGGCTGACAGGGATTAAAGAGAATGCTAAATTCCAAAAGAATGGCCAAGACAGTGAACAGATCTCGGGCCTAAAACATGTTGTAGATAAAGCCAAGCAGCATCATGATGTGAA GTATGTATATGTGTGGCATGCTTTGGCTGGTTACTGGGGTGGAGTCAAACCTGCAGCTACTGGTATGGAACATTATGATACAGCATTGGCTTATCCTGTTCAGTCCCCTGGTGTGATGGGCAACCAGCCAGACATAGTTATGGACAGTCTTGCTGTCCATGGCCTAGGTTTGGTGCATCCAAAGAAGGTTTTCAACTTCTACAATGAGCTTCATGCCTATCTGGCTTCGTGTGGAGTTGATGGAGTGAAGGTTGATGTGCAAAACATTATTGAGACCCTTGGTGCTGGTCATGGCGGTAGAGTATCTCTTACCCGCAGTTATGTCCAGGCCCTTGAAGCCTCAATTGCCCGAAACTTCTGTGACAATGGATGCATAGCATGCATGTGTCATAACACTGATGGAATCTACAGCACCAAGCAGACTGCTGTTGTTAGAGCTTCTGATGACTTTTATCCTCGGGACCCTGCTTCGCACACTATCCACATTTCCTCAGTGGCTTACAACACTCTTTTCCTTGGAGAATTTATGCAACCTGACTGGGATATGTTCCAT AGCTTACACCCAGCTGCAGAATACCATGCTGCTGCTCGTGCAATTGGTGGATGTGCTATCTATGTCAG TGATAAGCCTGGCAACCACAATTTTGAGCTCTTGAAGAAGCTGGTCCTTCCTGATGGATCAGTTCTCCGTGCCCAACTGCCTGGCAGGCCTACTCGTGACTCTCTATTTGCTGATCCAGCCAGAGATGGGATTAG CTTGCTCAAGATATGGAATGTGAACAAATGTTCTGGTGTGGTGGGTGTTTTCAACTGCCAAGGTGCTGGTTGGTGCAAGATCACCAAGAAAACCCGCATTCATGATGCATCACCTGGCACCCTTACGGGGTCTGTTTGTGTCAACGATGTTGATTCAATCACTCAGGTTGCTGGTGCAGACTGGAATGGGGAGACTGTGGTTTATGCTCATAGATCAG GGGAGGTGGTACGGTTACCTAAAGGTGCTTCAGTGCCAGTAACGCTTAAGGTTCTTGAGTACGAATTATTCCACTTCTGTCCGGTCAAG GAAATTACCACGAACATTTCATTTGCACCAATAGGCCTGCTTGACATGTTCAACAGCAGTGCTGCTGTGGAGCAGTTTGAAGTACAAATGGTAGCGAACAGGGAGCCAGAACTCTTTGATGGTGAGGTCTCCTCGGAGGTGACAACTTCACTTAGCTGCAACCGGTCTCCAACTGCAACAATCAACCTCAAAGTTAGGGGTTGTGGAGAGTTTGGTGCTTACTCTTCTCAGCGTCCATTGAAGTGCACTGTGGGCAATGCTGAGACTGACTTCAACTATGACTTAGCTACTGGATTGGTGACACTGACTCTGCCAGTTGCACCGGAGGAGAAGTATAGATGGCCCATAGAAATTCAAGTCTGA